The window TGGTCTGCTCGCGTACACTTGCTCTTCGTCTCTTGATCCCAATTGAAATACTCGGCTTGCAACTGAAAAAATGCAGAGccgaaaaagaagaccaGGATAATCGCACAACTTGTCCAGGAGAGTCCGGAATATTGTATGAGAATGACAAGGAAAAGATTCTCGGCCAGATTCAATGCAGCTCTACTTTCCAAGGCCTGGCGGAACGGCAGAAAGCCAaataagaaaagaagaacccTCCAAGAGACCATTTTGAAGGTTAGACACAACACGACAATAAGTGATAAGATCAGAGTGACAACTCTCACTGAACTGAGAGTTCAGCACGATTCAATTTATGGAAAAGCCAAGAAATTGAAATAGTTTCACATGAAAGATAGAAACTAAAGAACAGATTTCTGGACTGTATTCCAATTTCCAACTAGATCCACACATCTTTATTGGACCTTGTCGGCCGGAAGAAGCTTTGCGCTCCATTTAACGGCCCCCAGGATGCTTCAGTCGGACCCGGGCTGTCGGGTTCTAACGATGGAGTCTAAAGGATTTTAGCAGATGCTAGCAAATTGCAAGGGCAGCTTAGCGTGAATCTAGCAGACAGTTTCCTGCATCTGCCATGCAACGTGGGCGCTAGCCTGAGCAGACAATCAGGGCCCCAGGGGCTATTTGTTAGATAGCACGTCATCCCATAGTTAGGGACCAAATAGTGTAACGGTTCTGCGACAGCGGGACGCAGAGAGCCTAGAACCGAGGTTGCGCGGGTTGTTAGCAAGCTAGCCCTTAATAGCTTTATTTTGAGCATGTCTAGACGCGGGCGCCGTCGGCGTCTATCATTACTGCGTTGTGTAGACTAAGGCGCGCGCACATGGCTACTAAGATAAGATCGTCTCAGGGATGGAACGGCCCCCAAACGCCTAAAACTACCCAAATGATACAGTGGGGCGGCAGAAGACTAAACCAGCGCAAGCATTCTTAGGGCGCTAGTGTATAATAAAGATAAATAATAATTAAGCTACACGCAATTACATACAAAATCACCTGTTATTTAATACACCATCCATTTGGATCAATCACTGCTTGCACGCAATGCGGTATTGTCATCGCGAGATTGATCATTACCTGTTCCCTAATATTTAATCATGCGATTTGGGCGTAGTCTATCATAATCAGATAATATTAGTAATATTTTTCAAAACAAGGCCTATCCTAATTGAGTATAATGACAGGTGGGTCTCCTAGCGGTGGTTTGTTCTTTCGCTCGGCATTGTAGGTGTGGAGCTTGCGGCATACCGAACTCCTTGAAGGATCAAGGGGATTTTGCCTCTTTCGGTGCCGGTACCGAAGGACTGAAGAAACAGAGACGACCCGCAGAGACTGGACAAAATATGAATTACAACTCGGCGGATCAATACACTTCAATCCTACAACATCGGATGCGGTACTTCGTATCCTGCACTCCTGCTCCTGGGCGGGTTGGTAAGCGCCCTCTGCCGTGCCCGAGCCACTTTGTCCTTTGACGTTGGTCGACATCTTTATTCCTAGAGCCATAcagaggagctggatgctCTTGACGGAGCTAACGCTGAGATGCCGAGGTGTGGGCCTGCGACTGGAGTAGTCATTGGGGCAATATGCGTGTCCGAACCACCGGCTGTTCAATTTGCAACGGTGGCGATAACGGGTGGGGGAGGGATTGGGTTTGGAATGCAAGTCGAACACGTTCCTTCGCCTCATCACTATGTCTATCCTGTGACCATGGAGCGAACTTTGTCGGCTGTCGAGCAGGAGATTGCCGAACCAATCTGGTGGAAGGACCTACTCACCTGCGTAATTTATTATTGTTTATCCTTTGACTATGGAGTATTAGATCGTATGGAATAGTACTATTTCGTACACAGGGCAAAGACGAGGATTCCTGCCGAACGGACAGCTGCTGAATTTGGACGGCCCCAAACATGAAAAATCAGGGTGTGCAGGAATAAATTGTTTCAAGCCCTATAAGTAAGGACGCAGACGTTGGTATGTTCCCCCCGGTAGCTGTTCTTCTACATTTACACAACTCATGTCAACTATGGAGAAGCCAAAGACATTTCAAAGCGATGTTGTCATCATTGGAGCCGGCCTATCAGGCATTAATATGGCGTGTCAGCTCCAGCGACAGCTCAACGTCAGCGACTTTATGATTTATGACCGAGCGTCAGAGCTGGGCGGAGCCTGGGCAGCGAACAAATGTAATGCCTCATCAGTGAATCGCTTTGATAACTGCTAATAATTGTCAGACCCAGGATGCGGAGTTGACATTCCCGGGGTTCTATACTCACTATCGTGGTTCCCCAATCCCGAATTCACCAGCCTTTTTCCATCCCAATCGGAGATCCTAGCCTACACTCAGCGTATCGCTGCTGCATATCGTGTGCCTGAACGCACAAGACTTGAAACCGAATGGAGAGGTGCCAAATGGATGGAAGCCTCTAGCACCTGGCATGTATACCTCAACGATTTGAAGACCGGGAAGGACTTTGTCCATGAAGCAAAGGTGCTAGTTTCTGCCGTTGGGGGCTATACAAACCCTAAATATCCCGTGTTGCCTGGAATTGAAAAATTTGAAGGTCCCGTGGTTCATACAGCTAGGTGGGACAGGGACTACGACTTGCGAGGCCGCAACGTGGCCGTAGTGGGCAACGGATGTCAGTCTCATATCCCACACCATTATTTGACCATCACTAAACAGTCTTCTAGGTTCCGGATCTCAAGTAGTTCCGGCCGCTATGGATAAGGTCAATAGTTTGACGCAGTTTATTCGAGTAGGTTGCACCTTCCCTTATGTCAAACTGATGTGTCCCTGACCCAGTTACATGAATACAGAGCCCACAACACTACGTACCTATGGCCGTCGGGAATTACCAATTTGGAAAGACATACCGTGCTGTTTTCTATTACATGCCACTTGTCTTGATGCTCCTGAGATGGGTCGTCTTTTGGATTCTTGATTCGTCCCTGGGTCAGTTCTATAACGATTCACAAGGTCAAAAAGCAAGGGAGGACAGGCTTGCCTACAGCCAGAAGTACATTGAAGATAATGCGCCAGGTATGAAttgcaggaagaagaataatatCTTCGTGCTTCTCTAATCTTATTTATGTAGAGAAATACTGGCCTTTGCTTACCCCAAAGCATGATCTCGGATGTCGAGTAAGTTTTTTCCCTTGGTGATGTTGATATGAGGTAGAAACTAATGTTCGATCAGCGACGGATCCTCGACAATCAATATATTCGCTCTCTTCATAACCCTAAAATGAACCTTGTCAAAGACACGATAGCCAGTATTGGTCCGAATAGCTTGACCACGGCCTCAGGCCAGGAACACAAAGTGGAATTTATAGTGAGTTGAGCTCAAAGTGGCATTCATGTCACTTATGCTGATTAGAGAACTAGATTTTAGCAACAGGGTTTCAGTTCACACAGTGGAAAGCCGATACAGTGATTGGG of the Penicillium psychrofluorescens genome assembly, chromosome: 1 genome contains:
- a CDS encoding uncharacterized protein (ID:PFLUO_001470-T1.cds;~source:funannotate), whose product is MDKSPQHYVPMAVGNYQFGKTYRAVFYYMPLVLMLLRWVVFWILDSSLGQFYNDSQGQKAREDRLAYSQKYIEDNAPEKYWPLLTPKHDLGCRRRILDNQYIRSLHNPKMNLVKDTIASIGPNSLTTASGQEHKVEFIILATGFQFTQWKADTVIGKTGKSLQQHWDAMGGIGAYKTIATNEFPNMFYLLGPNSGSGHTSVLFSIECAANLVIEIARPILKRQALVVEVASEAEIEWCDNIQSALSKTVLTQSCSNQYTDPKSGWNFFSYPFSSIRFWLGTQFPEMGHWMYR